A stretch of Candidatus Eisenbacteria bacterium DNA encodes these proteins:
- the ispD gene encoding 2-C-methyl-D-erythritol 4-phosphate cytidylyltransferase has translation MSDRATTPPDLAVILAGAGEGRRMEGRGPKALLEVGGSTLLERVASTFLTHPAVGEIVAVVPERLVAEARSRLDALANPRGARVTAIAGGATRQESVRLGMGALQRSLSYIAVHDVARALVDGDLISRVLEAARETGAAIPALPLRDTVKEVDRGRIVRTIPRDRLQGAQTPQIFARDILARAHARPDATDAGATDDAGLVEAAGLAVAVVPGDPSNLKLTEPSDVIAIESHLRAGGAS, from the coding sequence GTGAGCGACCGCGCCACGACCCCCCCCGACCTCGCGGTCATCCTCGCCGGGGCGGGCGAGGGGCGGCGGATGGAAGGACGCGGCCCCAAGGCGCTCCTCGAGGTCGGCGGCAGCACGCTCCTCGAGAGGGTGGCTTCGACCTTCCTGACGCACCCCGCGGTCGGCGAGATCGTGGCGGTCGTTCCCGAGCGCCTCGTCGCGGAAGCCCGATCGCGGCTCGACGCGCTGGCCAATCCCCGCGGGGCGCGCGTCACGGCGATCGCCGGCGGGGCGACGCGCCAGGAATCGGTTCGTCTCGGAATGGGCGCGCTCCAGCGGTCCCTCTCCTACATCGCGGTCCACGACGTGGCGCGTGCGCTGGTCGACGGCGATTTGATCTCGCGCGTGCTCGAGGCGGCGCGCGAGACGGGCGCCGCGATTCCGGCGCTCCCGCTCCGCGACACCGTGAAGGAGGTCGATCGCGGGCGGATCGTCCGCACCATTCCACGCGACCGGCTGCAGGGGGCGCAGACGCCGCAGATTTTCGCGCGTGATATACTCGCGCGCGCGCACGCGCGCCCCGACGCGACAGACGCGGGCGCGACCGACGACGCCGGGCTCGTCGAGGCGGCCGGCCTCGCGGTCGCCGTCGTTCCGGGCGATCCCTCGAACTTGAAACTGACGGAGCCGTCCGACGTGATCGCGATCGAGTCGCATCTTCGCGCCGGAGGAGCCTCATGA
- a CDS encoding 2-C-methyl-D-erythritol 2,4-cyclodiphosphate synthase, whose translation MTESPGRGLRVGIGYDIHRLARGLPLVLGGVALAHDRGPDAHSDGDVLAHAIGDALLGGMGLGDLGAHFPDTDARWRGASSLSILEAIREMIRGRGARLVNVDATLIAEAPRVGPHVAAMKENLGRALGVEPERISVKATTNERLGAIGREEGIAAMAVALMEVSEA comes from the coding sequence ATGACGGAGAGCCCCGGGCGCGGACTTCGCGTCGGCATCGGCTACGACATCCACAGGCTCGCGCGCGGGCTTCCTCTTGTTCTTGGAGGCGTGGCGCTGGCGCACGATCGCGGCCCCGACGCCCACTCGGACGGGGATGTCCTAGCCCACGCCATCGGGGACGCGCTCCTGGGCGGAATGGGCCTGGGCGATCTCGGCGCGCACTTTCCGGACACGGATGCGCGCTGGCGGGGCGCCTCGAGCCTTTCGATCCTCGAGGCGATCCGCGAGATGATTCGCGGGCGCGGGGCGCGTCTCGTGAACGTCGACGCGACGCTCATCGCCGAGGCTCCGCGCGTCGGCCCGCACGTCGCGGCGATGAAGGAGAATCTTGGACGCGCCCTCGGGGTCGAGCCCGAGCGGATCTCGGTCAAGGCGACGACCAACGAGCGGCTCGGTGCGATCGGCCGCGAGGAGGGGATCGCCGCGATGGCCGTCGCCCTCATGGAGGTGAGCGAGGCGTGA
- a CDS encoding D-alanine--D-alanine ligase, whose protein sequence is MKIIVVMGGLSSEREVSLRSGAGVARALAELGHDPILLDTGTGKLLRDADQAMALGTKPPAAPALGGTLPAVRAQEGLESYVRSIPRGADLVFVALHGGDGENGTLQALLDLAGIPYTGSGVLASALAMDKAMSKRIFRVEGIPTPEWVELWAPEDPSAKWNPEISKEDLKRLGGFPVIVKPNEEGSSVGITVAKSASELLPAIQEARRYGRLVLIESFIEGRELTVGLIEDRAFPVVEIIPEAGWYDYAHKYTAGASRYEVPASIPPEMSERLLALSIKACRALRCRGVARVDFRLGEDGVPQCLEVNTVPGLTELSLVPKAAAAAGLSYTDLIRAVVDAAPVRVGR, encoded by the coding sequence GTGAAGATCATCGTCGTGATGGGAGGGTTGAGCTCCGAGCGGGAAGTTTCGCTGCGGAGCGGCGCGGGCGTGGCGCGGGCGCTCGCGGAGCTGGGGCACGACCCGATCCTGCTCGACACCGGCACGGGGAAGCTCCTCCGGGACGCGGACCAGGCGATGGCCCTCGGGACGAAGCCGCCCGCGGCGCCCGCCTTGGGCGGCACCCTCCCCGCGGTGCGGGCCCAGGAAGGCCTCGAATCGTACGTCCGCTCGATTCCGCGCGGGGCGGACCTGGTCTTCGTGGCCCTCCACGGTGGAGACGGCGAGAACGGAACGCTCCAGGCGCTCCTCGATCTCGCCGGGATCCCCTATACCGGCTCGGGCGTGCTCGCCTCGGCGCTCGCGATGGACAAGGCGATGTCGAAGCGAATTTTCCGCGTCGAGGGAATCCCGACCCCGGAATGGGTCGAGCTATGGGCGCCCGAGGATCCGTCCGCGAAGTGGAACCCGGAGATCTCCAAGGAGGACCTGAAGCGGCTCGGCGGATTTCCGGTGATCGTCAAGCCGAACGAGGAAGGCTCGAGCGTCGGGATCACGGTGGCCAAGAGCGCCTCGGAGCTTCTCCCGGCGATCCAGGAGGCGCGGCGCTACGGCCGGCTGGTCCTGATCGAATCGTTCATCGAAGGGCGTGAGCTCACGGTCGGCTTGATCGAGGATCGGGCGTTCCCGGTGGTCGAGATCATTCCCGAAGCGGGCTGGTACGACTATGCGCACAAGTACACTGCGGGCGCGAGCCGCTACGAGGTGCCCGCCTCGATCCCGCCCGAGATGAGCGAGCGGCTTCTCGCGCTCAGCATCAAGGCGTGCCGCGCACTCCGCTGCCGCGGCGTGGCCCGTGTCGATTTCCGCCTCGGGGAGGACGGGGTGCCGCAGTGCCTCGAGGTGAATACCGTCCCCGGCCTCACCGAGCTGAGCCTGGTCCCCAAGGCCGCCGCAGCCGCGGGCTTGAGCTACACGGACCTGATCCGCGCCGTCGTCGACGCCGCCCCGGTCCGGGTCGGCCGCTGA
- a CDS encoding mechanosensitive ion channel: MNPLLTTQEQAFSIATLAVRLGLVALATFVSVRITYLLIGRIEHAIRDEARGAEAAREKRAKTIGSVLRSVSRGLIILIGVLMAVHELGLDITPALAAAGGFGVAAGLGAQSLIKDWIAGFFFIQDNQFAVGDVIRVAGVSGTVEMLTLRHTELRDSEGFIHFIPNGDIKVVTNLTKSWSTPLVRIPISLVEDPDRVIAVIEAMLANFRESPRMKGHLLEGPRILGIDDVSTGQFSLLLQAKTVPEQRLFVARALRLAILERLRAEGISLHTAAGTEGTPPAPPAPAPEDEGR; the protein is encoded by the coding sequence ATGAACCCGCTCCTCACGACCCAGGAACAGGCCTTCAGCATCGCCACGCTCGCGGTCCGGCTCGGCCTGGTCGCGCTGGCGACCTTCGTATCCGTGCGCATCACCTATCTGCTCATCGGGAGAATCGAGCACGCCATCCGCGACGAGGCGCGAGGCGCCGAGGCGGCGCGCGAGAAGCGCGCCAAGACGATCGGCAGCGTTCTCCGCAGCGTCTCCCGCGGCCTCATCATCCTGATCGGCGTCCTCATGGCGGTGCACGAGCTGGGGCTCGACATCACCCCGGCTCTCGCCGCGGCCGGCGGGTTCGGAGTCGCGGCCGGGCTGGGCGCCCAATCCCTCATCAAGGATTGGATCGCGGGATTCTTCTTCATCCAAGACAACCAATTCGCGGTCGGGGACGTCATCCGCGTCGCCGGGGTCTCCGGCACCGTCGAGATGCTCACCCTGCGGCACACCGAGCTTCGCGACTCGGAGGGATTCATCCATTTCATCCCCAACGGCGACATCAAGGTGGTGACGAACCTCACGAAGAGCTGGTCGACGCCGCTCGTGCGGATTCCGATCAGCCTCGTCGAGGATCCCGACCGGGTCATCGCCGTCATCGAAGCGATGCTGGCCAATTTCCGGGAGAGTCCGCGCATGAAGGGCCACCTCCTGGAAGGCCCGCGGATTCTCGGGATCGACGACGTGAGCACGGGCCAGTTCTCGTTGCTTCTCCAGGCGAAGACGGTGCCCGAGCAGCGGCTCTTCGTGGCGCGCGCGCTCCGGCTCGCGATTCTCGAGCGCCTCCGCGCCGAGGGGATCTCGCTCCACACCGCCGCGGGCACCGAGGGCACTCCACCCGCCCCACCGGCTCCGGCCCCTGAGGACGAGGGGCGATGA
- a CDS encoding cysteine--tRNA ligase, protein MSLRAYDMGRRAKVPFEPVRPGHAGMYVCGMTVQDKPHVGHMRYAVSGDAMRRVLEWKGYQVTYVTNFTDIDDRIIARGSEEGIPFQQVSQRNIDAFLRYSKLLNIKPATHYPRATEHVPEILELIQLLIQKGYAYASGGDVYFEVRKYPRYGELSGQNVDEMRTGVRIEVGESKRDPLDFTLWKGAKPGEPSWPSPWGPGRPGWHIECSAMAMKYLGETFDFHGGGQDLLFPHHENEKAQSEAATGKTFARHWVENGLVNLEGEKMSKSTKHFFSIEDVAARVEPEVIRFYLQSTHYRSPIEWNETRLKEAGVAYARLREALAKAGVGETEPAGAGAAGSGPGAPKANRGASSLASEIAELASQFDEAVEDDFNTAKAQGHLFEMAKAINRIADSADAPAAERAALPAAGQTLRQLGLVVGLFWGDASPEEEVPEEVQTLVRARDESRMQKKWKRADELRDEILALGYVLEDSKGGTRARRKA, encoded by the coding sequence ATGAGCCTCCGCGCGTACGACATGGGGCGCCGCGCCAAGGTTCCGTTCGAGCCGGTCCGGCCCGGCCACGCCGGGATGTACGTCTGCGGGATGACCGTACAGGACAAGCCGCACGTCGGGCACATGCGCTACGCCGTTTCGGGCGACGCGATGCGCCGCGTGCTCGAATGGAAGGGCTACCAGGTCACCTACGTCACGAACTTCACCGACATCGACGATCGGATCATCGCGCGGGGGAGCGAGGAGGGAATCCCCTTCCAGCAGGTCTCGCAGCGGAACATCGACGCGTTCCTCCGTTATTCCAAGCTTCTCAACATCAAGCCCGCGACCCACTATCCGCGCGCGACCGAGCATGTGCCGGAAATCCTCGAGCTGATCCAGCTCTTGATCCAGAAGGGCTACGCCTACGCGTCCGGTGGGGACGTTTACTTCGAGGTCCGCAAGTACCCGCGCTACGGCGAGCTCTCGGGGCAGAACGTCGACGAGATGCGGACAGGCGTGCGCATCGAGGTGGGGGAATCGAAGCGCGACCCGCTCGACTTCACCCTGTGGAAGGGCGCGAAGCCGGGCGAGCCATCCTGGCCGAGTCCCTGGGGACCGGGGAGGCCGGGGTGGCACATCGAGTGCTCGGCGATGGCGATGAAGTATCTGGGCGAGACCTTCGATTTCCACGGCGGCGGGCAGGATCTGCTCTTCCCGCATCACGAGAACGAGAAGGCGCAGTCGGAGGCCGCGACCGGAAAGACATTTGCGCGGCACTGGGTGGAGAACGGGCTCGTGAATCTCGAAGGGGAGAAGATGTCGAAGTCTACGAAGCACTTCTTCTCGATCGAGGACGTGGCGGCGCGCGTCGAGCCGGAGGTGATCCGCTTCTACCTCCAGTCGACCCACTATCGAAGCCCGATCGAGTGGAACGAAACGCGCCTCAAGGAGGCCGGGGTCGCGTACGCCCGGCTCCGGGAGGCTCTGGCCAAGGCCGGCGTGGGAGAGACGGAACCGGCGGGCGCAGGGGCGGCAGGCTCGGGCCCCGGCGCGCCGAAGGCAAATCGCGGCGCGTCATCCCTCGCCTCCGAGATCGCCGAGTTGGCGAGTCAGTTCGACGAGGCGGTCGAGGACGACTTCAACACCGCGAAAGCGCAGGGGCATCTTTTCGAGATGGCAAAGGCGATCAATCGGATCGCCGACTCGGCCGATGCTCCGGCCGCGGAGCGCGCCGCGCTTCCCGCGGCAGGGCAAACGCTCCGGCAGCTCGGCCTAGTAGTCGGGCTATTCTGGGGCGACGCCTCCCCCGAAGAGGAGGTCCCGGAAGAGGTGCAAACCCTTGTGCGAGCACGAGATGAGTCTAGGATGCAGAAGAAGTGGAAACGAGCCGATGAACTGAGGGACGAAATATTGGCGCTGGGCTACGTCCTCGAAGACTCGAAGGGGGGGACGCGCGCGCGGCGTAAAGCCTAA